A DNA window from Marinobacter alexandrii contains the following coding sequences:
- a CDS encoding metallophosphoesterase family protein, with product MEDIKDIGELKGKILVFGGVYSNLQALNELKKIAYRENIEPSNIICTGDIVGYCAQPDECLRNIKDWSVHSILGNVEENIRNGDEDCGCNFDEGTRCDMFSRQWYPFAYNAISQEMKDWLGEIPQHLRFVYAGKKALVIHGGLKDISQFIFHSTDWKIKKDIIDEAGVDLIIGGHSGLPFSCSENGRYWLNAGVIGMPANDGTPRVWYMILNDENEFTFRHHSFEYPHQETARLMREQKLPASYAETLSSGIWDNCEILPDEETNKQGIPIN from the coding sequence ATGGAGGATATTAAAGATATAGGAGAGTTAAAGGGAAAAATACTCGTCTTTGGAGGGGTATACAGTAATCTTCAAGCGTTAAATGAATTGAAGAAGATTGCTTATCGGGAGAATATTGAGCCATCAAACATCATCTGTACTGGAGATATTGTAGGGTATTGTGCCCAGCCGGATGAATGCCTACGTAATATTAAAGACTGGAGTGTTCATTCCATTCTTGGAAATGTAGAAGAAAACATCCGAAATGGAGATGAAGATTGCGGCTGCAATTTTGATGAAGGAACGCGTTGCGACATGTTCTCAAGGCAATGGTATCCCTTTGCATACAATGCAATTTCTCAAGAAATGAAAGATTGGCTAGGTGAAATACCTCAACATCTTCGATTTGTTTATGCTGGAAAGAAAGCTTTAGTAATACATGGCGGACTAAAAGATATATCACAGTTCATTTTTCACTCAACTGATTGGAAAATAAAAAAGGACATAATCGATGAAGCAGGAGTTGACTTAATTATTGGGGGACACAGCGGATTGCCTTTTAGCTGCTCAGAAAATGGAAGGTATTGGCTAAATGCTGGAGTGATTGGGATGCCTGCCAATGATGGAACCCCCAGAGTATGGTATATGATTCTAAATGATGAAAATGAATTCACTTTTCGTCATCATTCTTTTGAATACCCACATCAGGAAACTGCTCGATTGATGAGAGAGCAGAAACTGCCTGCATCGTATGCTGAAACATTATCCAGCGGAATTTGGGATAACTGTGAAATTCTTCCAGATGAAGAGACGAACAAGCAAGGAATACCAATTAATTGA